The genome window ctcagcatcttaaAAATTCTCTAAACTTCCCCCGGCTGGAGCTTAGAGGACTTTAATCCTCAGCCGGGCAGCGGCGatacttacaaaaaaaaagccaaaacctcCTTGACCCACAAGGAGCTCATGAGGAAAACGGGCTGGGGGGACAtggtggcagagctgtcagtgcCCCCTGCACCGCGCTAACGCCGGCACAGACCCATCCAATGAAAATAAACATGTACATCTAACACAAACGGGGTTTAGGCGCTGCACACGGAGAAGGAAGGCGGCTCGCCAAGTTTCCGCACATCCCGGGGTTTGTTTATCCCGGGGTTTATCCCGATCGCTGCCGCCCTGCGGGGCCCAGGGTCCCCTCGCCCAGGCccagggcggcagcggggccggcgTGGAGCCCCTCGGCGGGGCGGACAGCGAGCCCCGACCCTCACTTCGAGCTATAACCGGGGGGACACGgccgccccgctgcccccgACCCCGCCGGGCCCTCACCCCGCGGCTCTCACCCGCTGccccgggcggcggggccggcccggccgctccgctgcgctgctgccgccgcagCCCCTCACGGCCCCGGCGCTGCTCGGGCCCTCCCCCGGCCCTCCCTCGGCTCCGGCGGAAGGGCGGGCGGCACCTCCGGGGCGGGACCGAGCCCGGAAGGAagcggggcccggccgggccgggctgggtggagcggcggccgcgggcTGAGGGCCCGGGGGCTGAGGGGACCGCGGGCTGAGGGTGAGCGGGGCTGGCGCacggctgggctgtgctgtgaatgcacccacagcccctctcccctGCTTTTTCTTATCAAAAAAGCTGGTTTTggtagttttatttttattgtcgAGCCCTCCCATCGTGGTGAATTCCCACCCTGCAGCCTCCTTTCTCCAGAGCCCGCAGCCGCTCCTCAGGGCTCCGGGGCCCGGCCCTGCTCCCACACGAGCACCCAGGGCTGCCTTGGGGGAATATAAAAATGCCCGCTGCTACTTCAAACTCCTTTTTCCCTGCTCAGTTATACAGTATTGAGTGCTGAtttccatctcttttttttccccctttttttctcagCACGGACATCCCACTGTGAGACAGGGAGTGCTTCAGCCGGACAGATGGACAAAGAAATTACTTCAGAACAAGAGAAATTCTTCTGGACAGAGGCAGAAAGGTTCTTTGTGagcactgcagaagcaggggcAGCTGCTGTGTCGGTGACAGGAATGGGATCGCTCATTGCAATGATCCATCCCAGCCGGTGTCCCCTGCTCAGGAAGGGATGATGAACACCTCAGTGCCATTAGAACAGCCCGGGACACGCTTTCCTGGCTTCCTTTGCATTTGCAGTCAGGCAAAGCACACTCACATCCCAGGGAAGGTGAGGAAAAGCACTGCAGTGGCTGCGGATCAGATGAGCCAGAATTCCAAGTTTTCAGTATCGTAATCTTTTAttgcacaacacaacccttatATCCACATTTTCTatgtgttttaaataaaaaacataCAGATTATATATTACCTGAACTGAAAAGTCGAAAGTATTACAAAATAATACACTGCAGTACTCACAGTATTGAACATCACACATCAACATAATTATTAACAAAACACATTTGGAGATAATTCCAAACCCTGATCGTTAGCATCCAGGCTGGATTTTCAAAGGCATTACGGGTTACAATGCATAGACACATACAATTTATAAttcagcaaaacaaaatccatTTATAAAAGTCACAGTGAAAGTGGAGGTAAACTTATACTAAGCTCGTGTAAGTAAAATGACCATGAACTGCTGTTCTGGAAGGTGATTTCCAGTTAGAGAATTATATACAGGAGACAGAATTATCCTCTGAAATCAGCTTATTTGCAGAAACATAATGAAAGACTGGagctttgttgttttgttttgttttttttttgtcataggCCAAAATTTAGAACTATCTTGGGTCCTCTTCAGGGCGCAGTAATAGCAACCACAACTTAAAGCCAGTGGGGTCTACAAATTGTCCAGGGTAAAGCAGTCATTAAAAGATGTTCAATAAATCTATCCCAGAGTTTAGAATGAGTTAAGGGATCATTTTTTTGTGGTGTCTGCTCTGAAGTCTCCCCTGACCTGCCAGGCAGTTTTTCCCCAAGTGAGCACTCTGCTTTGCCAtgcagaaaatagaaaatgtcacagaaaacaagaaaatgtcacagagaagctgtgacaCCAAGGTGCTGCAAACCAGATCCCAGCAGTGTGACCCTGTAGACTCACTTGTCACGGCTGCAATCCACAGCCCTGGGTGTTCTCACCCTTTTGTCTCCCAGAACCACAACTCCATGGATTTACACACAGATGGGGGGGATGTCCTGTGCCCCAAAAACCAAGAGCAGAATGCAAACacaaagagcagctctgcagtgggaaCAAGCAGCTCTGACAGGAATTCTTCCCTGCTGCCACTTCCATCACCCCCTCATCACGTCCCCTGTCATCTCCAAACAATGAGCAGTGAGGATGAAGCTACAAAACCTTTAATTATATCAGTAATTAGctttttagggggaaaaaaccaaactgatCCCTCATTGtaggttaaaataaaaataaaaatccagcaCATGCCCCACAAGGAGCACAGAGGATCTGTTTATGGCACAAAGGCTTCCCAGGCCAAAGCTGGCAGCACCTTCACTTTCCTCTGAGGAGGATGGGAGGTCAGCAAGGAATATTTCAGATTCCTGTGCAGAACACTGGGCATTCAAGTTCAAAGTCTATACCAagtccaaaattatttttagattttttttaaaactcttgAGCTCAGCAGCCATTAAGTGGCTGCTGCACATAAACACCTTTTCATGTCATTTTTGAGTGCTTCATAAGGCTcgtttccctttttttaaattttcctattttttattttcctattttaattttctttttttccccttgctatTTCACAAGCATAAACCAGATGCAGAAACATTTCATGTGCCAAACTCACTTCATATGAGAGCTCCCTTTGTTCCCTGATAAAAACCTCTCCACAATGGATATAAAgggaatgttaaaaaaaattggcCTTGTCATGTTTTTGTTCACACACAGCAATGTAAAAAATAGTTGACAattctaattttaaataaatatccTTCAACTGCCCCAGCATTCATCCAATATTCCAATGGACAGGAGACCATTTACTGCTCACaaacacagggatttgggagtgTGAGGGTGGAAAAGTGGAGGCTGGGTAGAGGATAAAGTGGTAAAAAAGCTAAGGGAGCACAGAAAAATGTGGATTAGCAAAACTCTGACGTGCCCAGATGTAAAGAAGAGTcctaaaggaaagaaaaaaaaaagagaaaaaaaaaggaaaaaaaatcagtattccATAGTTTAATGATACAATTCTATACAAAAATCCTCAGTCCTCTCAAACATGGATGTAGCAGATCAGCCACTCCCATTTTTGTTGCAAATGTAGAATTTCAAAAGCTCCAGGCCCAGAAAAGAGAATCAATGACGTTCCACAGCCCAGTTTTAGATCACACTCCCCTGCCATCCACCTGCACAATTCTTCTGCTTCTGGCAAAAAATGAGCACAGGCTGGGCAAGAGCAGCTAAATCCCTGTAAACAAAGACTGCTTGGAACAACTAAAATATTGTTAACCTGAACAAATCACAAATCCCAGCGCTAATTAAAACCTGTGGGCTTAAATTCATGTTTTCCTTCCCAGTATTGCACTTAATGTCTTCAGGAGGATGAGAACTTTGATTAAGACAGCTGATACAGACCaagcttttcattttctctttttggcTGGTTGCCTTTCTTAATTGTTTAAGCAATGAACAGGAAAAAGTTACAAAATCCAAAATATTAAGGAGTAACAAAATGACTGAAACAGGAATTTTGTCATCACAGCTTCTCCTGAATAACAGCAGGGAAATTCCTAAAGCCAAAGCAGAAAACACACAGTGAAAATCAAATTGTGATCCATTCCTGCAAAGAGTGCTGGAATTCCAACCACAGTTCTGTAAATACAATTATGGGAAGtggtaaaaaaacccactgaGAATTCCAGTAAAACTGCAGTTCTCATTGTAATCCGAAATTGTAAATATCTGTAATTCTGAACATCTGAAATATCTATAATTCTGAATATCTGTAATTCTGAACAtctgaaaatcccaaatttaaATATCTGAAGTGCACAAGCAGCCAAAACTTTGTAAGGCTCAGCTTTAAGGTGTTCTTTAATTTTCTAAGAAATTGTGGTTTGCAGTTTAGATTCcttgggaagaaagaaaaaatgaaggcagcaaagcagcaaagaaacCAAGCAGAACTTCCTCTCCTTGCAGGGAAACTTTAGTTTCAGTTTAACTTTTGATTTTGGGTTGCCAAACACAACTCCAAGAACCTGTAACACCAAGGCCATTATTTCAGGAAACAACTGAAACTTAAATTTAGATCCAAATGTGCAGAACTCCCTCTATGCAAATTTCTCTCTGCCCTTGAAACTCGGCACTTGACAGTGATCTGTGCAGGGcttgcagagctcagcaggagaCACCCACCTCAGAGAGACAATTCCATTCCTAAATTAAATATCTAAAAGGGTgacaaggcaaaaaaaaaaagtctctttcTTTGCAAGACAATTTGATCCTTAAGTTCTTggagttattttaaaattgtctcAGAAAACAGAGAATTTTGATCACTGTCATTAATGTTTCTGAAGAGTTTTGGTCAGAAGTTTAATGAAGCAATATTCTTGGATTAATTAATCCAAAGGAATGCAATACAcaaatatttacttttctttctctttaagATTATTTTGAAGCCCCTTCAAGGAGGTTGGGGTTTTCTGTACCTCACAAAACAATAAGATTTGCAGACTTCTCTCCCTCTCAGTTTTGGGCTGAATTCAGTAGCTGAAATCTGGGATGTGGTTGCTCATGTCAGAAGTACAAAAATGACCTTCTGAAGAAAATCTGATTCTGCAGTGGCTGCCTCTTCCAGCATGGAAAGGAATTCCTACTGCTTTGGAGTGGAGAAGTATCTGCATATCAAGCTTGAATTTGGTTTTTCCTTCTACGACACCAAGAAGGGTCAAGAAGAAGGATAAAATTAAGATTTAATTGTCTGAAAAAGGTGAGGTGAAGGAAGCACTTGTCTAATATCATCTGACTTTAAGTCTAAAATAAAGTTTAATATCACAGAATGTAAAAAGAGTcagtaataaaataatatacATTAAATATTCCTCTTACTACTGCTGATAGGAACATACAGACAGGGTTTTCTCATTTACCAAAAGCCTTTGCAAATGACCTGATTCTAAAGAGCTTTTTTTTGTAGATATtgtaaacatttaaaatttctaAGGCTAAAAACAGGCACAAGTCTTCCATGAACAGTTATTATTCCTAAAAGCATTAAGGAATATATTCCAGATCTGCTATTCCTTTTGATAACAACAGAAATAATTGAAGTACAACATTATAATTCACAACATAGattcttaattaaaaaagaaatacagcttAATCCTGACAACAATTAATAATATATAAggaatattcctttttttttttttagttatctAGTACATCAAAATGACATTTCCAGATCTTTGTGCTGGGTGTGACTCAAACTTTATAAAGCTGAAGGAGGAACTAAAACATTTCTAAGAGGGTAAAACTGAAATGTCAGCTTTAGTAGCACCCCAGATTCccaaaaatgcaggaaaaatcTGCAATTCCATCCTGAAGCCACGTGGTTGGTGGCACCTTTCAGCAGATGTTCAGCCACTCCCCTCCACCCTTTGCATGAGGTGATTTTGTTTTGTGCCTCGTTAAGGTACCTGAGCCAACAGTCTGATTTCAGGCTGGTTTTTCAAGTTTCCAGAGGTGTTCCCAACCCCTGCCAGCAGGCTGATCCCAGGGAATGTGAGCAGCAAGGCAACTGCCAAGAACATTTGTCCTTCAGGAGTCCTCTCACCCCTCGATgtgccaccacagccaccaCAAAGTGACCTTGAAAGAATTTGTCCTCAAGAAGTCTTTCACCTCTTGCTGTGCCACCACGCTCACCACAAGGTGACCTTGAAAGAAGATTTGTCCTCCAGGAGTGCTTTCACCCCTCGATGTGCCACCACAACTCACCACCAGATGATCCTGAAAGAACATTTGTCCTTTAGCAGTCCTTTCACCCCTCGATGTGCCACCACACTCACCACAAGGTGATCTTGAAAGAATTTGTTCTCTAGAAGTCCTTTCACCCCTCGATGTGCCACCACAACTCACTACCAGGCAATCTTGAAAGAAGATTTATCCTTTAGCAGTCCTTTCACCCCTCGATGTGCCACCACACTCACCACCAGGCGATCTTGAAAGAATTTGTTCTCTAGAAGTCCTTTCACCCCTCGATGTGCCACCACACTCACCACAAGGCAACCTTGAAAGAACATTTGTCCTCTGGGAGTCCTTTCACCCCTCAATGTGCCACCACAAGGCGATCTTGAAAGAATTTGTTCTGTAGAAGTCCTTTCACCCCTCGATGTGCCACCACACCCACCAGCAGGCGACCTTGAAAGCCCACTTGTCCTCTGGGAGCCCTTTGGCCCTTTGCTTGGCTCACCACCAGGTGATCTTGAACTCGTAGATGGGGCGCTTGCAGTAGTAGTGGTTGATGAGGTGCTTGTCGCACACGCCGATGCACTGGTGGTCCACGGTGATGCCGCGCGCGGACAGGTCGGTGACGATGCAGTGCAGCAGGTCGTAGACGTCGGCCACGGCCTCCCAGGGCCCGAAGGACACGTCCACCTCGCAGTGGTGCTCAAAGAGCTTGGTCTCGCTCTCGCTGCGCTCGAAGCGCAGGGAGTTGAAGTGGGGGCACTCGTAGGGAGTGATGGGCATCTCCTCCTTGAACACGCACACCTTCAGCTTGGCAAACCGCGCCTTCCTCTGCATGGCTCGCAGCTGGGCTATCTCGATGATCCGCTCCAAGTGGTCTGCAAAAGAGGCAGATTGAGGGTCCCGACCACGGCCAAGGAAAGGCATCAGAAGCAATTACTGCATGTGAAACGTTGCACTGCAGCTTTCTCAGCATGGTAATAGCAGCAGGCAGCAAATCAGTCTCAATTATCTGGTGAGCTTGGTGGCCTTATCACATTAAATAtacatattaattaatatattacataaattttatatattgtatttttatattatataataaaatagaataattatataataaatTATATGTTATAtgatatatataataaaatatagaaTAGTCAAATCAGTCTCAATTATCTGGTGAGCTTGGTGGCCTTATCACATTAAATAtacatattaattaatatattacataaattttatatattgtatttttatattatataataaaatataataattatataataaattatattatatgttatatgatatatataataaaatatagaaTAGTCAAATCAGTCTCAATTATCTGGTGAGCTTGGTGGCCTTATCATATTAAATAgacatattaattaatatattacATAATTTATATGTattgtattttatattatataataaaatataaaaattatatataataaattatatGTTATAtgatatatataataaaatatagaaTGGTCAAATCAATCTCTGTTATCTGGTGAGCTTGGTGGCcttataatataaaatatatacatgAATTAATATATAAGTACATAATTAAtgcattatattttatatattacatAATTACATATAGAATAACtatatataataaaaattctatataatattatatatattatataatataaataaaataagataTCTAATAATCAAATCAATCTCAGTTATCTGGTGAGCTTGGTGGCCTtatgttaaaaatatataaattaatatatttataattgatatatatgatatatataatatataatatatagaatAATCAAATCAATCTTCATTATCTGATGAGCCTGGTGGCCTTATTACATGCCCAAGTTATCTGGCCTCACTACAAGGCCAAGTTCATCCACTTGCAAGTCCTGACAGAACAAATGCAGACAGACCCTCTCGTTTAATAACATTATGGCCTAACTTTGCTCCCTTTTAAGCACCCAAACCCACACCCTGGGATGCAGCAGGATGTGGAGACCTCAAAGATCCAAACAGcacaaaaaatacagaataaactTCCCAGCTGCAATGGGATCAGTCTGGGAGCTGAGAGCAGACTGAAAGCACGAGGTTTAACACTGCAGTCCCACTAGAAGAAACAGTCAGTGCTACTTTGTTTATTTACCTTTGTAATATGGCATTAGGCCCAGGAAAGCTTGTCTAACTTTTTCTCCTTTAAGAGGCTGGATATCCTCTAGATTGTCTAGCAAGGGTCCTATGGAATAATACTGAGCTTCCTTGTACACTGACCTCACTCGCTCTCGGGGGGGCAGGTCACCAGATCGTAGGAAGTTTAGTatgtctctggaaaaaaaaaggcaaaaatatcattaacaaacacatttctgccaaaactgctgcaggtgGGAAAGGACAGGAAATGCTGGATATTCATTGTTTGCTCTACTGAGACAGTAACTGGAATAAATGAGCCTCATTCCAAACATTTGTTTGTAAAACTTTGCCACGTTCAGGTTTCCAAGCCATTATTTCACATTTTGCCTCAGCTTATGTCAAAACTCATTTGAAAAAATATCAGTGTATTTTAAACCAAACATTTATTGTGGAGGAAACCATTTATAACACTGAAGAGGCCAGAGTGTTTCATGGGAAAGAAATTGTGGTCACCGCATTTCAAATTTAGGTCTgggacaaaataaacttttgCATTTTCCCAGAGAATCAT of Passer domesticus isolate bPasDom1 chromosome 19, bPasDom1.hap1, whole genome shotgun sequence contains these proteins:
- the KCTD7 gene encoding BTB/POZ domain-containing protein KCTD7 isoform X1, whose translation is MFQWQRSTATASYPAELLPRARGMVVVTGQSKVSATPDDAMSSSDAEDDFQEPATPTATQAGQALPLLPQQFPEVVPLNVGGMFFTTRLSTLRRYEDTMLAAMFSGRHYIPTDAEGRYFIDRDGTYFGDILNFLRSGDLPPRERVRSVYKEAQYYSIGPLLDNLEDIQPLKGEKVRQAFLGLMPYYKDHLERIIEIAQLRAMQRKARFAKLKVCVFKEEMPITPYECPHFNSLRFERSESETKLFEHHCEVDVSFGPWEAVADVYDLLHCIVTDLSARGITVDHQCIGVCDKHLINHYYCKRPIYEFKITWW
- the KCTD7 gene encoding BTB/POZ domain-containing protein KCTD7 isoform X2 → MVVVTGQSKVSATPDDAMSSSDAEDDFQEPATPTATQAGQALPLLPQQFPEVVPLNVGGMFFTTRLSTLRRYEDTMLAAMFSGRHYIPTDAEGRYFIDRDGTYFGDILNFLRSGDLPPRERVRSVYKEAQYYSIGPLLDNLEDIQPLKGEKVRQAFLGLMPYYKDHLERIIEIAQLRAMQRKARFAKLKVCVFKEEMPITPYECPHFNSLRFERSESETKLFEHHCEVDVSFGPWEAVADVYDLLHCIVTDLSARGITVDHQCIGVCDKHLINHYYCKRPIYEFKITWW